One genomic window of Vicugna pacos chromosome 18, VicPac4, whole genome shotgun sequence includes the following:
- the MGRN1 gene encoding E3 ubiquitin-protein ligase MGRN1 isoform X5: MGSILSRRIAGVEDIDIQANSAYRYPPKSGNYFASHFFMGGEKFDTPHPEGYLFGENMDLNFLGSRPVQFPYVTPAPHEPVKTLRSLVNVRKDSVRLVRYKDGADSPTDDSEKPRVLYSLEFTFDADARVAITIYCQAVEEFLNGTAVYSAKSPALQSETVHYKRGVSQQFSLPSFKIDFSEWKDDELNFDLDRGVFPVVIQAVVDEGDVVEVTGHAHVLLAAFEKHVDGSFSVKPLKQKQIVDRVSYLLQEIYGIENKNNQETKPSDEENGDNSSECVVCLSDLRDTLILPCRHLCLCNSCADTLRYQASSCPICRLPFRALLQIRAVRKKPGALSPISFSPVLAQNMDHDEHSCPFKKSKSHPASLASKKPKRETSSDSIPPGYEPISLLEALNGLRAVSPAIPSAPLYEEITYSGVSDGLSQASCPLAGIDRIMESSHQKGKPRSKSPDSTLRSPSSPIQEEDNAEAPPPPSGAGLALSSSPESFTTEEVDETSSLKQGWSTSMETPRSLHATGPPRPPLGGPSPDPRVTELTPL; the protein is encoded by the exons ATGGGCTCCATCCTAAGCCGCCGCATCGCGGGCGTGGAGGATATCGACATCCAGGCAAACTCGGCCTATCGCTATCCCCCGAAATCTG GAAACTACTTCGCCTCGCACTTTTTCATGGGAGGTGAGAAATTTGACACTCCCCACCCTGAAGGTTATCTCTTTGGCGAGAACATGGATCTGAACTTCCTGGGCAGTCGCCCGGTCCAG TTTCCTTACGTCACCCCTGCCCCCCATGAGCCGGTGAAGACGCTGAGGAGCCTGGTGAACGTGCGCAAAGACTCCGTCCGTCTCGTCAG GTACAAAGATGGTGCTGACAGCCCCACTGATGACAGCGAGAAGCCCCGAGTTCTCTACAGCCTGGAGTTCACCTTTGATGCCGATGCCCGGGTGGCCATCACCATCTACTGCCAGGCGGTGGAGGAGTTCCTGAATGGGACAGCTGT CTACAGCGCCAAGAGCCCAGCCCTGCAGTCCGAGACCGTCCACTACAAGCGGGGCGTGAGCCAACAGTTCTCCCTGCCCTCCTTCAAGATCGACTTCTCGGAATGGAAGGACGACGAG TTGAACTTTGACCTGGACCGGGGTGTGTTTCCAGTGGTCATCCAGGCCGTGGTGGATGAAGGGGACG TTGTGGAAGTGACCGGCCACGCCCACGTGCTCTTGGCCGCCTTTGAAAAG CACGTCGATGGAAGCTTCTCCGTGAAGCCTTTAAAGCAGAAGCAAATT GTGGACCGGGTCAGCTACCTGCTGCAGGAGATCTATGGTATTGAGAATAAGAACAACCAGGAGACGAAG CCCTCAGACGAGGAGAACGGTGACAACAGCAGTGAGTGTGTGGTGTGCCTGTCGGACCTGCGGGACACGCTCATCCTGCCCTGCCGCCACCTGTGCCTGTGCAACTCGTGTGCCGACACACTGCGCTACCAGGCCAGCAGCTGCCCCATCTGCCGGCTGC CTTTCCGGGCCCTTCTGCAGATCCGAGCGGTTAGGAAgaagcctggagccctgtccCCCATCTCTTTCAGCCCTGTTCTGGCCCAGAACATGGACCACGACGAGCATTCT TGTccctttaaaaaatcaaagtcgCACCCTGCCTCACTGGCCAGCAAGAAACCTAAAAGGGAAACA AGCTCTGACAGCATCCCGCCCGGCTACGAGCCCATCTCCCTGCTCGAGGCGCTCAACGGCCTTCGGGCCGTCTCCCCGGCTATCCCCTCGGCCCCCCTTTATGAAGAGATCACCTACTCGGGCGTCTCGGATGGCCTGTCTCAGGCCAGTTGTCCACTCGCTGGGATCGATCGGATCATGGAAAGCAGCCACCAGAAGGGCAAGCCCCGGAGCAAGTCCCCTGACAG CACCCTGCGGTCCCCATCGTCCCCCATCCAGGAAGAGGACAACGCGGAGGCTCCGCCCCCGCCGAGTGGGGCCGGGCTGGCGCTGAGCAGCTCCCCCGAG AGCTTCACCACAGAGGAGGTTGACGAGACTTCGTCCCTAAAGCAAG
- the MGRN1 gene encoding E3 ubiquitin-protein ligase MGRN1 isoform X4: MGSILSRRIAGVEDIDIQANSAYRYPPKSGNYFASHFFMGGEKFDTPHPEGYLFGENMDLNFLGSRPVQFPYVTPAPHEPVKTLRSLVNVRKDSVRLVRYKDGADSPTDDSEKPRVLYSLEFTFDADARVAITIYCQAVEEFLNGTAVYSAKSPALQSETVHYKRGVSQQFSLPSFKIDFSEWKDDELNFDLDRGVFPVVIQAVVDEGDVVEVTGHAHVLLAAFEKHVDGSFSVKPLKQKQIVDRVSYLLQEIYGIENKNNQETKPSDEENGDNSSECVVCLSDLRDTLILPCRHLCLCNSCADTLRYQASSCPICRLPFRALLQIRAVRKKPGALSPISFSPVLAQNMDHDEHSCPFKKSKSHPASLASKKPKRETSSDSIPPGYEPISLLEALNGLRAVSPAIPSAPLYEEITYSGVSDGLSQASCPLAGIDRIMESSHQKGKPRSKSPDSTLRSPSSPIQEEDNAEAPPPPSGAGLALSSSPESFTTEEVDETSSLKQGSRVPSIENVLQDGSPEPCSRGQPGTPADIYLPALGPGSCSGGLEE, from the exons ATGGGCTCCATCCTAAGCCGCCGCATCGCGGGCGTGGAGGATATCGACATCCAGGCAAACTCGGCCTATCGCTATCCCCCGAAATCTG GAAACTACTTCGCCTCGCACTTTTTCATGGGAGGTGAGAAATTTGACACTCCCCACCCTGAAGGTTATCTCTTTGGCGAGAACATGGATCTGAACTTCCTGGGCAGTCGCCCGGTCCAG TTTCCTTACGTCACCCCTGCCCCCCATGAGCCGGTGAAGACGCTGAGGAGCCTGGTGAACGTGCGCAAAGACTCCGTCCGTCTCGTCAG GTACAAAGATGGTGCTGACAGCCCCACTGATGACAGCGAGAAGCCCCGAGTTCTCTACAGCCTGGAGTTCACCTTTGATGCCGATGCCCGGGTGGCCATCACCATCTACTGCCAGGCGGTGGAGGAGTTCCTGAATGGGACAGCTGT CTACAGCGCCAAGAGCCCAGCCCTGCAGTCCGAGACCGTCCACTACAAGCGGGGCGTGAGCCAACAGTTCTCCCTGCCCTCCTTCAAGATCGACTTCTCGGAATGGAAGGACGACGAG TTGAACTTTGACCTGGACCGGGGTGTGTTTCCAGTGGTCATCCAGGCCGTGGTGGATGAAGGGGACG TTGTGGAAGTGACCGGCCACGCCCACGTGCTCTTGGCCGCCTTTGAAAAG CACGTCGATGGAAGCTTCTCCGTGAAGCCTTTAAAGCAGAAGCAAATT GTGGACCGGGTCAGCTACCTGCTGCAGGAGATCTATGGTATTGAGAATAAGAACAACCAGGAGACGAAG CCCTCAGACGAGGAGAACGGTGACAACAGCAGTGAGTGTGTGGTGTGCCTGTCGGACCTGCGGGACACGCTCATCCTGCCCTGCCGCCACCTGTGCCTGTGCAACTCGTGTGCCGACACACTGCGCTACCAGGCCAGCAGCTGCCCCATCTGCCGGCTGC CTTTCCGGGCCCTTCTGCAGATCCGAGCGGTTAGGAAgaagcctggagccctgtccCCCATCTCTTTCAGCCCTGTTCTGGCCCAGAACATGGACCACGACGAGCATTCT TGTccctttaaaaaatcaaagtcgCACCCTGCCTCACTGGCCAGCAAGAAACCTAAAAGGGAAACA AGCTCTGACAGCATCCCGCCCGGCTACGAGCCCATCTCCCTGCTCGAGGCGCTCAACGGCCTTCGGGCCGTCTCCCCGGCTATCCCCTCGGCCCCCCTTTATGAAGAGATCACCTACTCGGGCGTCTCGGATGGCCTGTCTCAGGCCAGTTGTCCACTCGCTGGGATCGATCGGATCATGGAAAGCAGCCACCAGAAGGGCAAGCCCCGGAGCAAGTCCCCTGACAG CACCCTGCGGTCCCCATCGTCCCCCATCCAGGAAGAGGACAACGCGGAGGCTCCGCCCCCGCCGAGTGGGGCCGGGCTGGCGCTGAGCAGCTCCCCCGAG AGCTTCACCACAGAGGAGGTTGACGAGACTTCGTCCCTAAAGCAAG
- the MGRN1 gene encoding E3 ubiquitin-protein ligase MGRN1 isoform X7, producing MGSILSRRIAGVEDIDIQANSAYRYPPKSGNYFASHFFMGGEKFDTPHPEGYLFGENMDLNFLGSRPVQFPYVTPAPHEPVKTLRSLVNVRKDSVRLVRYKDGADSPTDDSEKPRVLYSLEFTFDADARVAITIYCQAVEEFLNGTAVYSAKSPALQSETVHYKRGVSQQFSLPSFKIDFSEWKDDELNFDLDRGVFPVVIQAVVDEGDVVEVTGHAHVLLAAFEKHVDGSFSVKPLKQKQIVDRVSYLLQEIYGIENKNNQETKPSDEENGDNSSECVVCLSDLRDTLILPCRHLCLCNSCADTLRYQASSCPICRLPFRALLQIRAVRKKPGALSPISFSPVLAQNMDHDEHSSSDSIPPGYEPISLLEALNGLRAVSPAIPSAPLYEEITYSGVSDGLSQASCPLAGIDRIMESSHQKGKPRSKSPDSTLRSPSSPIQEEDNAEAPPPPSGAGLALSSSPESFTTEEVDETSSLKQGSRVPSIENVLQDGSPEPCSRGQPGTPADIYLPALGPGSCSGGLEE from the exons ATGGGCTCCATCCTAAGCCGCCGCATCGCGGGCGTGGAGGATATCGACATCCAGGCAAACTCGGCCTATCGCTATCCCCCGAAATCTG GAAACTACTTCGCCTCGCACTTTTTCATGGGAGGTGAGAAATTTGACACTCCCCACCCTGAAGGTTATCTCTTTGGCGAGAACATGGATCTGAACTTCCTGGGCAGTCGCCCGGTCCAG TTTCCTTACGTCACCCCTGCCCCCCATGAGCCGGTGAAGACGCTGAGGAGCCTGGTGAACGTGCGCAAAGACTCCGTCCGTCTCGTCAG GTACAAAGATGGTGCTGACAGCCCCACTGATGACAGCGAGAAGCCCCGAGTTCTCTACAGCCTGGAGTTCACCTTTGATGCCGATGCCCGGGTGGCCATCACCATCTACTGCCAGGCGGTGGAGGAGTTCCTGAATGGGACAGCTGT CTACAGCGCCAAGAGCCCAGCCCTGCAGTCCGAGACCGTCCACTACAAGCGGGGCGTGAGCCAACAGTTCTCCCTGCCCTCCTTCAAGATCGACTTCTCGGAATGGAAGGACGACGAG TTGAACTTTGACCTGGACCGGGGTGTGTTTCCAGTGGTCATCCAGGCCGTGGTGGATGAAGGGGACG TTGTGGAAGTGACCGGCCACGCCCACGTGCTCTTGGCCGCCTTTGAAAAG CACGTCGATGGAAGCTTCTCCGTGAAGCCTTTAAAGCAGAAGCAAATT GTGGACCGGGTCAGCTACCTGCTGCAGGAGATCTATGGTATTGAGAATAAGAACAACCAGGAGACGAAG CCCTCAGACGAGGAGAACGGTGACAACAGCAGTGAGTGTGTGGTGTGCCTGTCGGACCTGCGGGACACGCTCATCCTGCCCTGCCGCCACCTGTGCCTGTGCAACTCGTGTGCCGACACACTGCGCTACCAGGCCAGCAGCTGCCCCATCTGCCGGCTGC CTTTCCGGGCCCTTCTGCAGATCCGAGCGGTTAGGAAgaagcctggagccctgtccCCCATCTCTTTCAGCCCTGTTCTGGCCCAGAACATGGACCACGACGAGCATTCT AGCTCTGACAGCATCCCGCCCGGCTACGAGCCCATCTCCCTGCTCGAGGCGCTCAACGGCCTTCGGGCCGTCTCCCCGGCTATCCCCTCGGCCCCCCTTTATGAAGAGATCACCTACTCGGGCGTCTCGGATGGCCTGTCTCAGGCCAGTTGTCCACTCGCTGGGATCGATCGGATCATGGAAAGCAGCCACCAGAAGGGCAAGCCCCGGAGCAAGTCCCCTGACAG CACCCTGCGGTCCCCATCGTCCCCCATCCAGGAAGAGGACAACGCGGAGGCTCCGCCCCCGCCGAGTGGGGCCGGGCTGGCGCTGAGCAGCTCCCCCGAG AGCTTCACCACAGAGGAGGTTGACGAGACTTCGTCCCTAAAGCAAG